The region CAATTAATGGTTTAATATCTGAACAACAGTCTTGACAGATATACTGTAATGTTGTAGTATTACAGTATGGAGGTAAGTCAATGTGGTTCACCTTAGATTTTTCTTCACATGTTCCTGTTTACAAGCAAATAAAAGAGAAGATAAAGGGCTTGATTAACGCAAATATTCTTAAAAAAGGTGAATTTGTGCCTTCTATCAGAAATCTTGCCGAGGATTTAGGTGTGAACATAAATACAGTCGCCCGGGCATACAGGGAGCTGACTATAGAAGGGGTCCTTGAGCCGGTTAGGGGTGAAGGCTATATAGTTCGAAAACTAAACAGAGATGAGTTCACAAAACAAATTCTTTCCAAACTGGAGCTTCAAATAGAATCATGCAAAAAAGCAGGAATTTCTTTTGAAGAACTTTACAATCTGTTAGAGAGAATCTACTGGAGGGATAAAAATGATCCTGAAAGTTGAAAATTTGAGGAAATCTTATAATTCAAAAATAGCTGTGAATGATGTTTCTTTCGAAATCGAAAAAGGGCAGATTTTTGCATTGCTTGGCCCAAACGGTGCAGGAAAAACCACAACAATAAAATGCATCCTTGGATTGAGAAAGCCTGATTCGGGAAAAATTTTGCTGCATGGCAGTTATGCATATTTGCCGGAAGAAAAGGAACTTTACAGATATCTCACTGTGAAAAAAACAGTACAGATAACTTCTCAAATTACAGATAATTTTTCTTCACAGAAGGCGCTCAATTTTCTCGAAGAATTTCAAATACCACTGGATGAGAAAATTTCTAATTTATCGCATGGCATGATGACACAGACTTACATTTCTCTTATATTTGCTCAAGATGCTGATATATATTTCATGGACGAACCAACGTGGGGGCTTGACCCAATAATGAGAAACAGGATACTCGAACTGATAAGACAGCTTTCCTACGAAGGAAAGACAATTTTTTACACCAGCCATATTCTCGCGGAAGTCGAAAAACTCGCAGATACCATAGCAATAATGGTTAATGGAAAGATAATCGAACTTGACGAAATTGACAATATAAAAGATAAGTATGTGGTATGTATTACGCCAAAAGGCAAAAACCCGGGAGGTTTCCTTTACAAAAGTACCGACAGAGAAAATATTTACATAGTGAGAAAAGAAAAAGCCGAGGGAGTTGTCGAACCAGCAACATTCGACATGATCTTTGAAGCTATTGTAAAGGGGGCGAAATGATGCTTAAAAAAGAGTTCTATGATATGAGACTCAGAACTTTTGTAATACTTTTCTTGGGAATAGGGCTTTTTTTCACACTTGCTCCATTACAAAATATCACTGTAGAAATGCTTAAACAGTATTCACAGGCAGAAAATCTACCAAAATCCCTTGAAAAATTCTTTCCCAAGGGTATCGTTGAAAACCTGAGCGATTGGAACTTTTATATATACAGTCAGTGGTTTGGAAAAAACCTCGGACAAATGATTCCTATTCTGGCAATTATAATGGCATTTCCTCTATTTTCACGTGAAAACGAGAATGGTACAATAGAATTTCTGCTTGCAAGAAGAAGCAGGAAGGAAATCTTTCTATCAAAATCACTTCTGGCATCTTTCGTTTTATTTTCTCAAATGATTGTATTTTCCTTGCTACCGGGAATATACTCTCTTGTTGCAAATAAAGATCTGGCTTACAGATATCTGCCGGCTTTCGTTGTCCACACTGTAGTTGGCGCATTTTTCTGGTTTTCGGTGACCCTGTTTT is a window of Pseudothermotoga elfii DSM 9442 = NBRC 107921 DNA encoding:
- a CDS encoding ABC transporter ATP-binding protein translates to MILKVENLRKSYNSKIAVNDVSFEIEKGQIFALLGPNGAGKTTTIKCILGLRKPDSGKILLHGSYAYLPEEKELYRYLTVKKTVQITSQITDNFSSQKALNFLEEFQIPLDEKISNLSHGMMTQTYISLIFAQDADIYFMDEPTWGLDPIMRNRILELIRQLSYEGKTIFYTSHILAEVEKLADTIAIMVNGKIIELDEIDNIKDKYVVCITPKGKNPGGFLYKSTDRENIYIVRKEKAEGVVEPATFDMIFEAIVKGAK
- a CDS encoding GntR family transcriptional regulator, with amino-acid sequence MWFTLDFSSHVPVYKQIKEKIKGLINANILKKGEFVPSIRNLAEDLGVNINTVARAYRELTIEGVLEPVRGEGYIVRKLNRDEFTKQILSKLELQIESCKKAGISFEELYNLLERIYWRDKNDPES
- a CDS encoding ABC transporter permease subunit codes for the protein MMLKKEFYDMRLRTFVILFLGIGLFFTLAPLQNITVEMLKQYSQAENLPKSLEKFFPKGIVENLSDWNFYIYSQWFGKNLGQMIPILAIIMAFPLFSRENENGTIEFLLARRSRKEIFLSKSLLASFVLFSQMIVFSLLPGIYSLVANKDLAYRYLPAFVVHTVVGAFFWFSVTLFLSVLSSDQVKPILISFGLLAATTVAGMIKPLRFLNTYSYILGSEIFQSGKMNLPYTSGLLCITVVLFVISYFTFLKREY